The following proteins come from a genomic window of Vidua chalybeata isolate OUT-0048 chromosome 2, bVidCha1 merged haplotype, whole genome shotgun sequence:
- the LOC128784771 gene encoding LOW QUALITY PROTEIN: SH2 domain-containing protein 1B-like (The sequence of the model RefSeq protein was modified relative to this genomic sequence to represent the inferred CDS: deleted 1 base in 1 codon): MSTGSCLWNKVSSHARFLTCSRIALKGKILCFLWSMEFPFFHRKITRKTCEELLSKKKKNGSYLIRESESVEGALCLCVFFEDLIYTYRIFREHQGYFRIQTSEGVPDRTFKTLKDLIYTFKKPNQALIINLCYPVKKPKALRRSQRFKSGMDNIYDEVEDSGDYVDVLP, encoded by the exons ATGTCCACAGGAAGCTGCCTTTGGAACAAGGTTTCTTCTCATGCCAGGTTTCTGACTTGCTCTAGAATTGCTTTGAAAGGCAAgatactttgttttctttggtccatggaattccca ttttttcacagaaagataacaagaaaaacctgtgaagagctgctgagcaagaagaaaaagaatggcaGCTATTTAATACGGGAGAGTGAGAGTGTGGAAGGAGCCTTGTGTCTCTGTGTTTT ctttgaGGACCTCATCTACACTTACCGTATCTTCAGAGAACACCAAGGATATTTTAGAATACAG ACTTCTGAAGGTGTTCCAGACAGGACCTTCAAAACATTAAAGGACTTAATatacacttttaaaaagccaaatcaAGCACTGATAATAAACCTCTGCTACCCAGTGAAGAAACCGAAGGCCTTGCGAAGAAGCCAGAGGTTCAAGTCAGGAATGGACAACATTTATGATG